A window of Tissierellales bacterium contains these coding sequences:
- a CDS encoding ribosomal L7Ae/L30e/S12e/Gadd45 family protein encodes MLEKLSTDNKVVGAKQVKRAIEEKSAEIVFIAEDADKKITIDIEKMCKEKSIDIIYVETMDELGDACGIDVSAATAALLK; translated from the coding sequence ATGTTAGAGAAACTAAGTACTGATAATAAAGTTGTAGGTGCAAAGCAAGTTAAAAGGGCAATAGAGGAAAAAAGTGCAGAAATAGTTTTTATAGCTGAAGATGCAGATAAAAAAATAACAATTGATATAGAAAAAATGTGTAAAGAAAAATCTATAGATATAATTTATGTCGAAACTATGGATGAACTGGGTGATGCATGTGGTATTGATGTCAGTGCAGCAACAGCTGCATTATTAAAATAA
- the rpsL gene encoding 30S ribosomal protein S12: protein MPTINQLIRKGRREIKYKSKSPALGVNYNSLKKRTTTVNSPQKRGVCTEVKTVTPKKPNSALRKVARVRLTNGMEVTCYIPGIGHNLQEHSVVLVRGGRIKDLPGVRYHVVRGALDAAGVEDRKQSRSKYGVKKPRE from the coding sequence ATGCCAACGATTAATCAATTAATTAGGAAAGGTAGAAGGGAGATTAAATATAAATCAAAATCTCCAGCCTTAGGTGTAAACTATAACTCTCTTAAAAAGAGAACTACAACTGTAAATTCGCCTCAAAAAAGAGGGGTTTGTACTGAGGTAAAGACAGTAACTCCTAAGAAACCAAACTCTGCTCTAAGAAAGGTAGCTAGGGTTAGACTTACTAATGGAATGGAAGTAACATGTTATATTCCAGGTATTGGACATAACTTACAAGAACATAGTGTTGTTTTAGTAAGAGGTGGTAGGATAAAAGACTTACCAGGTGTTAGATATCATGTTGTTAGAGGTGCTTTAGATGCTGCAGGTGTAGAGGATAGGAAACAAAGTAGATCTAAGTA